One genomic segment of Paraburkholderia aromaticivorans includes these proteins:
- a CDS encoding DUF2628 domain-containing protein, whose translation MGERIYLRYPGKDETVAVATGFSWGACLLGFIWALSKKMWLAAFVMLAVNLLLFCSGLWGETADLIGLVLSVLFGMACGMYGNQWHRWTLEKRGYVVL comes from the coding sequence ATGGGCGAAAGGATTTATCTGCGGTATCCGGGCAAGGACGAGACCGTCGCGGTCGCTACGGGCTTCAGTTGGGGCGCGTGCCTGTTGGGCTTCATCTGGGCGCTGTCGAAGAAGATGTGGTTGGCGGCCTTCGTCATGCTGGCGGTCAATCTGTTGCTGTTCTGCTCGGGATTGTGGGGCGAAACCGCGGACCTGATCGGACTGGTGCTGTCGGTGCTGTTCGGCATGGCCTGCGGCATGTATGGCAATCAGTGGCACCGCTGGACGCTGGAAAAGCGCGGCTACGTCGTGCTGTGA
- a CDS encoding thioredoxin family protein yields the protein MATQTAYSSKAPSRAELDALPGTTIVEFGTDWCGYCQGAQASIAQALEPHAGVRHLKIEDGPGRPLGRSFKVKLWPTLILMRDGAELARVVRPSSATQIADAFTSL from the coding sequence ATGGCCACGCAAACCGCCTATTCATCCAAAGCCCCTTCGCGCGCCGAGCTCGACGCGCTGCCGGGCACCACCATCGTCGAATTCGGCACGGACTGGTGCGGCTACTGCCAGGGGGCGCAAGCATCGATTGCCCAGGCGCTCGAACCGCATGCGGGCGTCAGGCACCTGAAGATCGAAGACGGTCCGGGCCGGCCGCTGGGCCGCTCGTTCAAGGTGAAGCTCTGGCCTACGCTGATCCTCATGCGCGACGGCGCCGAACTCGCGCGCGTGGTGCGCCCGTCCAGCGCGACGCAAATCGCGGACGCTTTCACGTCGCTCTGA
- a CDS encoding secondary thiamine-phosphate synthase enzyme YjbQ, which translates to MRQAIHHLSVKARTRGLVEFTGEVRRFVSAQAIETGLLTLFCRHTSASLLIQENADPSVQRDLERYFASLAPEDAERYEHDAEGPDDMPAHLRTALTQVQLSVPVEHGQMVLGTWQGLYLFEHRRHTQQRDIVLHLIGE; encoded by the coding sequence ATGCGCCAAGCCATCCATCATCTGAGCGTCAAGGCCCGCACCCGCGGGCTCGTCGAGTTCACCGGCGAGGTGCGCCGCTTCGTGTCCGCGCAAGCCATCGAGACCGGCCTGCTGACGCTCTTTTGCCGCCATACGTCCGCTTCGTTGCTGATTCAGGAAAACGCCGACCCTTCGGTGCAACGCGATCTGGAGCGCTACTTCGCGAGCCTCGCGCCCGAAGACGCCGAGCGCTACGAACACGACGCCGAAGGCCCCGACGACATGCCGGCCCATTTGCGCACGGCGCTCACGCAGGTGCAGTTATCGGTGCCGGTCGAACATGGGCAGATGGTGCTCGGCACCTGGCAAGGCTTGTATCTCTTCGAACATCGCCGTCATACGCAGCAGCGGGACATCGTGCTGCATCTGATCGGGGAATGA
- a CDS encoding class I fructose-bisphosphate aldolase encodes MDTRSELQATVKAMVQPGKGLLAADESGPTIAKRFKTIGLESSEENRRAYRNLLLTTPGLGEFVSGVILYEETLGQKADDGTPFPQLAAKNGIVPGIKVDLGKIALALAPGDEITEGLDGLARRFVDYKRQGARFAKWRAVYNITASLPSRLAIEANADSLARYAAISQEAGIVPIVEPEVLMDGEHSIERSAEVTEAVLHEVFHALHRHRVVLEHILLKPSMVIAGSEHAHQATTADIAAHTVRVLKRTVPSAVPGIVFLSGGQSPEEATANLDAMNRLGALPWNLSFSYGRALQEPPLQAWKGEASHVEQAQQALLKRARLNSAAALGRYEASQEKS; translated from the coding sequence ATGGACACCCGTAGCGAGCTGCAAGCCACCGTCAAGGCGATGGTTCAACCCGGCAAAGGCCTCCTCGCCGCCGACGAAAGCGGCCCGACCATCGCCAAACGCTTCAAGACGATCGGCCTCGAATCGAGCGAGGAAAACCGCCGCGCCTATCGCAACCTGCTGCTCACCACGCCAGGTCTCGGCGAATTCGTGAGCGGCGTGATCCTCTACGAAGAAACGCTGGGCCAGAAAGCGGACGACGGCACGCCGTTTCCTCAACTCGCCGCGAAAAACGGCATCGTGCCCGGCATCAAGGTGGACCTCGGCAAGATTGCGCTCGCGCTCGCTCCGGGCGACGAGATCACCGAAGGCCTCGACGGACTCGCCCGCCGTTTCGTCGACTACAAACGGCAAGGCGCGCGTTTCGCCAAATGGCGCGCGGTCTACAACATCACGGCGAGCCTGCCGAGCCGGCTCGCCATCGAGGCGAACGCCGATTCGCTGGCGCGCTACGCCGCCATCTCGCAGGAGGCGGGCATCGTGCCGATCGTCGAACCGGAAGTGCTGATGGACGGCGAACACAGCATCGAACGCAGCGCCGAGGTCACCGAGGCCGTGCTGCACGAGGTGTTCCATGCGCTGCACCGGCATCGCGTGGTCCTCGAACATATTCTGCTCAAGCCGAGCATGGTGATCGCCGGGTCCGAACACGCGCACCAGGCGACGACGGCCGACATCGCCGCGCATACGGTGCGGGTGCTCAAGCGCACGGTGCCGTCGGCGGTGCCGGGCATCGTGTTTCTGTCCGGCGGTCAATCGCCTGAAGAGGCGACCGCGAATCTCGACGCCATGAATCGTCTCGGCGCGCTGCCGTGGAATCTGAGCTTTTCATACGGCCGCGCGTTGCAGGAGCCGCCGCTGCAGGCGTGGAAGGGCGAGGCGAGCCACGTCGAACAAGCCCAGCAGGCGCTGCTCAAACGCGCGCGGCTGAACAGCGCCGCCGCCCTCGGCAGGTACGAGGCGTCGCAGGAGAAAAGTTAG
- a CDS encoding alpha/beta hydrolase: protein MTLGDTIKGMVGMDPTGHADPDMKAVLDALKSLNPKPIEDCTVAEARQQPTPADAVKKLMSDPAFSARPALELEAVRTTDLMIPGAAGSNPARVYTPQGEGPFPVILYFHGGGWVLADLDTYDATPRSMAAQSRAIVVSAHYRQAPEHRLPAAHEDAFAAWRWLVGHAASLGGDAGKIAIMGESAGANLALNVAIHARDTGMRMPMHQALIYPVASNNIVSISYEENRNARPLNKPMMLWFLHNVINSESDLTSELIDVVSADLSRLPPAVVVTAGIDPLRSDGEKLAQKLHGAGVPVEHRNYRGATHEFFGMAAVVQAARDAQAFVSLAQRQAFGGAPL, encoded by the coding sequence ATGACACTCGGTGACACCATCAAAGGCATGGTCGGCATGGATCCCACGGGGCATGCCGATCCCGACATGAAAGCCGTGCTCGACGCGCTCAAGAGTCTGAACCCGAAGCCGATCGAGGATTGCACCGTAGCCGAAGCAAGACAGCAACCGACGCCCGCCGACGCCGTCAAAAAGCTGATGAGCGACCCCGCGTTCAGCGCGCGCCCCGCGCTGGAACTGGAGGCCGTGCGCACCACGGACCTCATGATTCCCGGCGCGGCAGGCAGCAATCCAGCGCGCGTCTATACACCGCAAGGCGAGGGGCCGTTCCCGGTGATCCTGTATTTTCACGGCGGCGGCTGGGTGCTCGCCGACCTCGATACCTACGACGCCACCCCGCGTTCCATGGCCGCGCAGAGCCGGGCGATCGTGGTCTCCGCGCACTACCGGCAGGCGCCGGAACACCGGCTGCCCGCCGCCCACGAAGACGCGTTCGCCGCGTGGCGCTGGCTGGTGGGCCATGCGGCGAGCCTCGGCGGCGACGCGGGCAAGATCGCGATCATGGGCGAGAGCGCCGGCGCCAATCTGGCGCTCAACGTAGCGATTCACGCACGCGACACGGGCATGCGCATGCCGATGCACCAGGCGCTGATCTATCCGGTGGCGAGCAACAACATCGTGTCGATCTCCTATGAGGAGAATCGCAATGCCCGGCCCTTGAACAAGCCGATGATGCTGTGGTTCCTCCATAACGTGATCAACAGCGAGAGCGATCTCACCAGTGAGTTGATCGACGTGGTGAGCGCCGACCTGTCACGTTTGCCGCCGGCGGTCGTGGTGACGGCGGGCATCGATCCGCTGCGCTCGGACGGCGAGAAGCTCGCACAGAAGCTGCACGGCGCGGGCGTGCCCGTCGAGCATCGCAACTACCGGGGCGCGACCCACGAGTTTTTCGGTATGGCGGCGGTGGTGCAGGCGGCGCGCGATGCCCAGGCGTTCGTGTCGCTCGCGCAGCGCCAGGCGTTCGGCGGGGCGCCGCTTTGA